The DNA region TCGTCAGTATCCCAGTCGCACTAAGGTGGCTCAGAGTCTGGAGCTAGGCATGACAATGAATATAGTCGGATTAGTTCTAACGTTGATTGCATTCCAGACCATTGTGACTGCTTTATTAATTAAGACCTTAACGATTCCTGGTGGAATTGCCGTTACTAAACCCGGTCTGTTGATTGACTCTTTAGATATTTTTGTCATCCAAGCCTGTTTATTTCTGATCATTGCGGGGGTATTCGGGATTGCGATCGCCTTCTGGCTGCTCAAATCCCTACACTATCCTCAATAACGAAAAAATCCCAGAAAGTTTAAGCGCTGCGGCGTTTTCCAGGGTTTTGCACCCGAAAAATAACACGCAGACGACGACAACAGTCAAGATGGGACTATGGATCTCTTCCACCATCACCTGCAGGATACGATCGAGGCCGAAGCTCCCCTGGCGGCTCGAATGCGTCCCCGTACTCTGGATGAGTTTGTGGGACAGGATGCGATCGTCGGGCCGGGACGATTGTTACGACGGGCGATTCAGGCAGATCAGTTATCTTCGCTCATCTTCTATGGGCCACCCGGAACCGGAAAGACAACCCTGGCACGGATTATTGCCAACACGACGAAGGCTCACTTCATTGCTATTAATGCAGTTTTGGCAGGTGTGAAGGAAATCCGGGAGGCGATCGCCACTGCTCAGGAAAAGCGAGCAATGCACCTCCAGCGCACCATTCTG from Leptodesmis sichuanensis A121 includes:
- a CDS encoding DUF3611 family protein, with the translated sequence MSDLHSSFDIRQRVAGTLRLGGAIAFWVQLVLVVASVIILLFALADPSFNINLGSLFRLIPTVGAVGMLGYSVYWSWHYISLSKQLRSLEPRQYPSRTKVAQSLELGMTMNIVGLVLTLIAFQTIVTALLIKTLTIPGGIAVTKPGLLIDSLDIFVIQACLFLIIAGVFGIAIAFWLLKSLHYPQ